The Glycine soja cultivar W05 chromosome 6, ASM419377v2, whole genome shotgun sequence genome has a window encoding:
- the LOC114414082 gene encoding probable WRKY transcription factor 43, with protein MEKHQVMLPTSSTSSTPFSSDFKVDYINSTVHVENEAIRTQRKAISAQNKRDKEFIIKQHRYVFQTKSPVDVLDDGYQWRKYGKKIVKNNKFPRSYYRCSHQDCNVKKQIQRHSRDEQIVVTTYEGTHTHPVDKSAESFDQILGNLLIGNLVCNVPPTLE; from the exons ATGGAGAAACACCAAGTGATGCTCCCTACTTCATCTACATCATCAACTCCCTTTTCATCTGATTTTAAAGTTGATTATATTAATTCTACTGTTCATGTTGAGAATGAGGCTATAAGAACTCAAAGGAAGGCCATATCAGCGCAGAACAAAAGAGACAAAGAGTTTATAATTAAGCAGCACAGATATGTATTTCAAACAAAGAGTCCGGTTGATGTTCTGGACGATGGGTACCAGTGGAGAAAATATGGGAAAAAGATAGTGAAAAACAATAAGTTTCCAAG AAGTTACTACAGGTGCTCTCATCAAGATTGCAATGTCAAGAAACAAATCCAACGCCATTCCCGAGATGAACAGATTGTGGTAACAACCTACGAAGGGACACATACACACCCAGTCGACAAGTCAGCGGAAAGCTTCGACCAAATCTTGGGAAACCTACTCATAGGCAACCTAGTATGTAATGTGCCTCCCACATTGGAATAG